In one window of Brassica rapa cultivar Chiifu-401-42 chromosome A07, CAAS_Brap_v3.01, whole genome shotgun sequence DNA:
- the LOC103829367 gene encoding protein disulfide isomerase-like 1-1 — protein MAAMRRGYALFSILALSLLASSVRSETKEFVLTLDHSNFTDTINKHDFIVVEFYAPWCGHCKQLAPEYEKAASELSSNVPAVVLAKIDASEETNKEFATKYEVQGFPTIKIFRNGGKAVQEYKGPREADGIVSYLKKQSGPASFEIKSGDDVVGDKKVVVVGVFPKLAGSEFDSFLATAEKLRSDYDFAHTSDAKLLPRGESVTGPVVRLFKPFDELFVDSKDFDGEALEKFVKESSIPLITVFDKDPNNHPYVIKFFDSPNTKAMFFINFTGESAETLKSKYREVATSNKGQGLSFLLGDAENSQGAFQYFGLEESQVPLIIIQTADDKKYLKTNVEVDQIGSWIKDFKDGKVSPHKKSQPIPTENNEPVKVVVGESLDDMVFNSGKNVLLEFYAPWCGHCQKLVPILVEVAVSYQSDPSVVIAKLDATANDFPRDTFDVKGFPTIYFRSASGNVVLYEGDRTKEDFISFIDKNKDTAGEPKTEDKTAEATKDEL, from the exons ATGGCTGCGATGAGGAGGGGATACGCGTTGTTCTCGATCCTCGCGTTGTCGCTACTCGCTTCCTCAGTAAGAAGCGAGACGAAGGAGTTCGTGCTGACCTTGGATCACTCCAACTTCACCGATACCATCAACAAGCACGACTTCATCGTCGTCGAGTTCTACGCCCCTTG GTGTGGACACTGCAAGCAGCTAGCTCCTGAG tACGAGAAGGCTGCGTCAGAGCTGAGCAGTAACGTCCCTGCCGTGGTTCTTGCTAAGATTGATGCAAGTGAGGAGACTAACAAAGAGTTTGCAACCAAGTACGAGGTTCAGGGTTTCCCTACTATCAAGATCTTCAGAAACGGAGGTAAAGCTGTTCAGGAATACAAAGGACCCCGTGAAGCTGACGGTATTGTTTCTTACTTGAAGAAACAAAGTGGACCCGCTTCTTTTGAGATCAAGTCGGGTGATGATgttgttggtgacaagaaggtCGTTGTG GTTGGTGTTTTCCCTAAATTAGCTGGCTCTGAGTTTGATTCTTTCTTGGCCACTGCTGAGAAACTGCGCTCTGACTATGATTTTGCACATACCTCTGATGCTAAGCTTCTTCCTCGTGGAGAGTCTGTGACAGGACCTGTTGTCAGGCTGTTCAAACCCTTCGATGAGCTGTTTGTTGATTCCAAG GATTTTGATGGAGAAGCTTTGGAGAAGTTTGTCAAAGAATCGAGCATTCCGCTTATCACCGTCTTTGACAAGGATCCAAACAACCACCCTTATGTTATCAAATTCTTTGACAGCCCTAACACTAAG GCGATGTTTTTCATTAACTTCACCGGAGAATCAGCTGAGACTCTTAAATCAAAGTACCGTGAAGTTGCTACATCCAACAAGGGACAGGGTCTTAGCTTCCTTCTCGGTGATGCTGAGAACAGCCAAGGCGCATTCCAG TACTTTGGACTCGAAGAGAGCCAAGTTCCTCTCATCATCATCCAAACTGCTGACGACAAGAAGTACCTGAAAACAAATGTGGAGGTTGACCAGATTGGTTCATGGATCAAGGACTTCAAGGATGGAAAAGTGTCCCCTCACAAAAAGTCCCAACCTATCCCAACCGAAAACAACGAACCAGTGAAGGTTGTTGTTGGTGAGAGCCTTGACGACATGGTCTTCAACTCTGGAAAGAACG TGTTGCTTGAATTCTATGCACCATGGTGTGGACACTGCCAAAAGCTTGTTCCAATTTTGGTCGAAGTGGCTGTGTCATACCAAAGCGATCCAAGTGTTGTCATAGCTAAGCTA GATGCAACTGCAAACGACTTCCCACGTGATACCTTCGATGTGAAGGGATTCCCAACCATTTACTTCAGATCAGCGAGCGGAAACGTTGTCCTGTACGAAGGAGACAGGACAAAGGAAGACTTTATAAGCTTCATTGACAAGAACAAGGACACAGCTGGAGAGCCTAAGACGGAGGACAAGACAGCTGAGGCCACTAAAGACGAGCTCTGA